From the Oceanicaulis alexandrii DSM 11625 genome, one window contains:
- the pgeF gene encoding peptidoglycan editing factor PgeF, which produces MLDILRADGFGDDRIAHGFTTRTGGTSTGPYASLNLSWSRGDDKAAVEANRARVSQAFDGARLVFANQVHGATVLKVDAAPEDWSAGEGDALITNQPGLALCAQTADCTPVLLYDPENAAIAAIHAGWRGVIAEVIPAAINALNQAYGSRAEALQAVIGPAVSPENYRVGPEVLEQFETMFGPLDDGLALPRDSEGGAGLNVSEGARRQLVRAGLSEDAIEWLEACTFADEDRFFSCRRAARDGHAGHFGGQCGVIMLTA; this is translated from the coding sequence ATGCTGGACATTCTACGTGCGGACGGGTTTGGCGATGACCGCATTGCGCATGGCTTCACCACGCGCACAGGCGGGACCAGCACCGGTCCTTACGCCAGCCTGAACCTGTCCTGGTCGCGCGGCGACGACAAAGCCGCCGTCGAAGCCAATCGCGCCCGCGTGTCACAGGCGTTCGACGGCGCCCGACTGGTCTTCGCCAATCAGGTTCATGGCGCGACAGTGCTGAAGGTGGACGCCGCCCCTGAGGACTGGTCCGCTGGTGAAGGCGATGCGCTGATCACCAATCAGCCCGGCCTCGCCTTGTGCGCCCAGACCGCCGATTGCACGCCGGTCCTGCTTTATGATCCCGAGAACGCCGCCATCGCCGCTATTCATGCGGGCTGGCGCGGAGTGATCGCCGAGGTCATTCCTGCGGCGATCAACGCCTTGAACCAAGCCTATGGCAGTCGCGCTGAAGCGCTGCAGGCTGTGATCGGCCCCGCTGTCAGTCCTGAAAATTACCGGGTCGGTCCGGAAGTGCTTGAGCAATTCGAGACGATGTTCGGACCGCTTGATGACGGACTAGCCTTGCCGCGCGACAGCGAGGGCGGCGCAGGGCTGAACGTCTCCGAAGGTGCGCGGCGTCAGCTGGTGCGCGCCGGGCTGTCAGAAGACGCCATAGAATGGCTGGAGGCCTGCACCTTTGCGGACGAGGACCGGTTCTTCTCGTGTCGCCGCGCGGCGCGGGACGGCCATGCCGGTCATTTCGGCGGTCAGTGCGGCGTCATCATGCTGACGGCTTAG